The Ziziphus jujuba cultivar Dongzao chromosome 3, ASM3175591v1 region TATTCAAACAATCTTAGTGGACAACTTCCTGAGCTCACTCAATCTTCATCCATGTGCACAAATCACTCTTTAAGGATTTTGCTTTTATCTTACAATAGAATCAAGGGGCTATTTCCTAATCTTTCATTGTTCTCCGATTTGGAATCATTGGATCTTTCCTCAAATCAATTAAGTGGAAGTGTACATCCAAGTATTGGTCAATTGTCACAACTGAAATTTCTAGATATTTCAAATAACTCTTTACAAGGTGTACTTTCTGAAGCTCATTTTTTGAAACTCTCCAATGTAAATTTCTTGGATTTAACTTCaaacaaattgattttcaatgtaAGCTCTGCTTGGGTTGCTCCTTTCAAATTGGATACCATATATCTTACTTCTTGCAAGTTGGGCCCTAAATTCCCAAATTGGCTTCGAACTCAAGACACTTATTTTATGCTTGACATTTCCAAAACCGGAATTTCAGATTCAGTTCCCAACTGGTTTTGGAACCTTTCTACTGGATTTCAAACTATGAATGTTTCCAACAACCAAATCAGAGGAAAAATTGCTGATTCGATAATCAACTGGAACAGTTACCCAGAAATAGATTTGAGTTCCAATCAACTAGAAGGTGGTGTACCAATGTTTTTATTCAAAGCCACTTCACTGCACCTTTCTAGAAATAAGTTCTCAAGTATAAATTCGATGTGCGGTGTCACTGTTGATTCACGTTTGAGCTTTTTAGATGTATCACACAATCAATTATCCGGGGAGCTTTCTAATTGTTGGTCTCATTTCAAAAATTTGGTAGTTCTCAATTTGGCAAACAATTTTGAACTATCAGGGAAAGTTCCTACCTCCATTGGATCTTTAACTCATATGCAGACATTGCGTTTAACCAACAATAAGTTTATAGGAGAGATACCTTTGTCATTGAAGAAGTGCACAGAGCTGGTAGTTATGGATATGGGAGACAATAAGCTATCAGGTCCAATACCAAGTTGGATAGGGAAAAGTTTACAAAATCTTGTTATACTTATCCTAAGATCCAATGATTTCAATGGGAGTATTCCATCAACTCTTTGCCATGTGCCATATCTTCAACTGTTGGATTTGTCTGCAAACAACATCTCAGGAAAGATTCCAAAATGTCTCAAGAATTTTAGTGCCATGAGATCTAGCAATGCTACAGACAATTCTACAACCATTGAGCATTTTTATGACAGCTATAATACTTCAACAACATCCGGAACGAGTCACTATGCAGACCAGATACAAGTAATGTGGAAAGGGATTCTCTCAGATTATGGAAATACTTTGAGACTAGTAAAGAGCATAGATCTGTCAGGCAATATGCTGAATGGGGAAATTCCAGCAGAAATCACCGAGCTTGTTGgcctgatttctttcaacttatcAAGAAACAATTTAAGTGCACAAATCCCTCAACACATTGGTTACTTGAAATCCTTAGATTCTCTTGATTTGTCATATAACCATTTTTCAGGGCAAATTCCTCCAACCCTCGCTCTGATTGATCGCCTTAGTGTGCTGGACTTGTCCAACAACAACTTGTCAGGAAAAATTCCAACAGGCACTCAACTCCAAAGCTTTAATGCGGATGCATACATGGGGAACATTGGACTCTGTGGAGCCCCACTCCCTAAAAGATGTCCTGGAGAAGAAGAACCAATTGCCCCTTCTGAATCTACTGCTGAAGGAGATTACAAAGATGGGTTTATAAGTAGTGGATTTTATGTGAGTCTGGGGGTTGGTTATGTGGTTGGTTTCTGGGAACTTTGTGGAATGTTGGTCTTCAACAAGTCATGGAGGTATGTGTATTTCAAATTCTTAAATGATTTTACAGATTGGTTTTATGTTATGGCAGCTCTGCATAAGCCAAAATTCTTGAGGACACACGCAATAAGCTACCAataggtaatatatatatatatatatatatgcactcgCAATTATCATGGAAAATGAATCTACCATGCATGTGTGCAACCTCACTGCCGCGTTTTCATTTTTGGAATTATATTATCTTAAAATAGTTTGAGATTATCAAATGATGcactgtttattatttattgttagcATAGACTATATATTtgcagttatatatatatatatatatatataccagtaCTCAATTGGTTTTCCCATAAGTTGATGGTTTCATTGTAATTTCAGGTCTACAAAAGCTTGTTGGATATGGAAGTTTTTCTGCACATTCTATGTTATACATTTATGCTCTGTATATATGAGAGTATACAATGTCAATGTAAGTTTCTAGTgccaattatttttctttttttttctttatatatatgtaatgctGGATGTCATGAGTTTTTTTAATTGATCTATATGTAATATTGCATtagttggacttttttttttttaatttattattatttttttgtgggaTGCTCTAGTTGGacgtaaaatcaattaatatcacATTTAtagattaaataattaattagttggTTCAAcgtagtaattaattaatcaagataTAGTTAAGCAATGTTGCCTTTATTTTCTTCAACTGgcgccttttttttcttttttttaagtaagTTTACAAGGTCATGATTGCTTGGTTATGGAAAGTGAAAAAGAGCCTACGTCATCAATGAATTCGCAAATGCTCTGGGACTCATAAGGCATTGAATATGTATCATGTAACATGCTGATATGGGGAAATTTCCTAAAGAAATCACTCGACTTCTTGGGGTGGTTAGATTCTTTAATAGTCGATCGAATTCCCTTACTTGATATCACTATGGACAACCTTAGCATTTTGATTGGTGGGGTGgtttattttaaggaaaatcatGGATTTTGCTGACAGTCTGTTTGACAAACAAGAGAGTATTCTTGCTAAAGGAAAACAATTTTTAGTTTGCTGTTTTCCATTTCCTTTATTGCATATTGCTTTAGTGCAATTTTAGCTTGTTATAACTTACAAGATTATTGTAAATAGATAAACAACCATGCGAACAGATGCAATATTTTGATAGCACAAAATtgtttacataaatatatgacACAATATATTAATAGATTAGTGAATggattagttaattaaattcaacataaagttagtaaaatatttttacatatccGGTCAAACTCATATCATCCGGTAACCAATTTGATATCCTCCAGGCCCCAGTACATATGATCGCATCTTAGTTTAGATAATAATATCGTTATTTGAAATATCTTGATTGAGTAGAACTGTCAATCTTCTTGTTTATACGTAGACATACAGAGTGAaggtaattaaatataatccgATTGATTTCAAGTAGTGCAATGGCTAAAAAGAAATGTTCATCATGTTGGGCATCTCTTCCTAGATGTCTCATATATTCAATCTTGATAAGTTTTCTCTTCTTTCGGATTATATCGAATTCTGTCTCGCATGCAACACTTGGAATTCCTTTGCTCTGGATCATTACAAAGGATCAAGCATTAGCAATCACTGACTTCCATGGTTACTTTGTACGTCCTTTGATCTTTGACAATATTCCAGAGCCCAGGCTTTTGTACAATATCATTACCAATGAAATCTCCACTTTGCAGTTAATTATCCTACTTGAAGAATACGGAACTTGCTCTGGTTTTTCTCATGATTGGTTGGTTTTCATGGACAAAATACTCCTCCACTCCCGTTATCTTTTAAACCCGCTCTTGGGCACCATCTTTCATCTTTCCCCTTTTACTAACCAGAAATTTAGTCATCAAGACACAAAGTTTATACTGCAAGCGATCCATCTTTGTGATCTTTCGAAGTCGTTGCAACTTCCAGTATATCCAATGTGGTAGCCCATCTCAAATCCGGTGGTGAATTCTGGTTTTATTTAGAATTTCTAAGccttattttgataaatttatatttcataaaggTTACATATTTGGTGTCTGCTATGTAGGGAATATTATTTCACTAAATGTAATCAGGGATGGTGAATCTTCTAATAGTTGCATCAAGGTTAAAGAATTAGCATCAGGCAAATAGCCGTGTGATTTTAAAGGTCGATACCTTGTGGAAACTATAAGTGGTGATCTTTTAATAGTTCATAGATACTACGAAGAATCATATAAACAGAATTTGTGCAcatacaaattatataaactGGTGATAAAGTAAgtggatattttttatttttctcaaaaaaaaaaaaagggaagaaaatatggtaatttgagtagttttagcaaatatgattttgtattcacaataataagaaaagaaaagaaaaacaaaaaaaaaaaaaccataaacatACTCGTTGAGGTAAAAGAATATAcaattattttggttttgttaagaattttaataaaccaaaataaattaaaaacattataattgaATCCAAAGAAGTAGCAGCTCAATTTACCTATAATTGCAACAAACAAatagcaattaaataaatacatttttattttaattccatttttttatgttattaaataATTGTATCAACTAATTACATAATTATTGATAAGTATACATTGAAAAAGTATTATTGTACTAaggaattatatataaatattataattatatccGTATTTAAGTGAGAGATAAGGCCAAAAATGGATATAGATAAGTGTAAAATAGAATTAAATGTAAGAACTAAGTGGGAAAAAATACTTGTAAAATTGTTGACACACAGTTTGGAATTTGGAGAGAAAGGGAGAGGGGTACAGTGGGCACATCCTAATTACAATAAGCTAAAATGGTAAAAAAGTGAAACagaaaagcattaaaaaaattttaaaaatatttgacaagGGGCACCTGTGCCCCATGTAGGTCCGGCCATGTATCCAAAGCAGCtttgatttttcatttgttattttctGGTTGATTCATTGATGGCGGTGGGAAATATTAATGACTTTGCTTTGCAAGTG contains the following coding sequences:
- the LOC112489095 gene encoding receptor-like protein EIX2, encoding MTTRSSLLQIAAHSLLLAYLLGGVSGYISSAGVGGSKTKCTDAERQALLHFKDNLEDKNDILSSWSNDEYKNNCCLWDGIRCDNKTGHVVMLDLSHMDLSARGKYTSPPLIELRYLNYLNLNSNNLTMNHISSLIGNDVMVSLQHLDLSGSGIEGPIPETLGNNMTSLSHLDLSQNNLQGSIPKSLGNMSHLEHLDLRDNHLEGSIPEVFGNMATLAYLDLGQNNFSGSIPLTFENMTSTLTHLALDYNDLEGFIPNSFGQKLTSIAYLDLSKNKLQGSITHYFGNNMISLKFLALDNNELGGPIPESFGNFSALERLYLSFNILNGSVPITFGNMTALVYLGLRFNKLSSIPETIGDMISLENLDIGGNKVSGEIPNSIWNICSLQSLSAYSNNLSGQLPELTQSSSMCTNHSLRILLLSYNRIKGLFPNLSLFSDLESLDLSSNQLSGSVHPSIGQLSQLKFLDISNNSLQGVLSEAHFLKLSNVNFLDLTSNKLIFNVSSAWVAPFKLDTIYLTSCKLGPKFPNWLRTQDTYFMLDISKTGISDSVPNWFWNLSTGFQTMNVSNNQIRGKIADSIINWNSYPEIDLSSNQLEGGVPMFLFKATSLHLSRNKFSSINSMCGVTVDSRLSFLDVSHNQLSGELSNCWSHFKNLVVLNLANNFELSGKVPTSIGSLTHMQTLRLTNNKFIGEIPLSLKKCTELVVMDMGDNKLSGPIPSWIGKSLQNLVILILRSNDFNGSIPSTLCHVPYLQLLDLSANNISGKIPKCLKNFSAMRSSNATDNSTTIEHFYDSYNTSTTSGTSHYADQIQVMWKGILSDYGNTLRLVKSIDLSGNMLNGEIPAEITELVGLISFNLSRNNLSAQIPQHIGYLKSLDSLDLSYNHFSGQIPPTLALIDRLSVLDLSNNNLSGKIPTGTQLQSFNADAYMGNIGLCGAPLPKRCPGEEEPIAPSESTAEGDYKDGFISSGFYVSLGVGYVVGFWELCGMLVFNKSWRYVYFKFLNDFTDWFYVMAALHKPKFLRTHAISYQ